From a region of the Rhipicephalus microplus isolate Deutch F79 chromosome X, USDA_Rmic, whole genome shotgun sequence genome:
- the LOC142775574 gene encoding uncharacterized protein LOC142775574 — MTSTTMEVAGLHLMVDLLAEDILAQLTAVLCDSKVAQQTMAHHHHAGLTGSLLATNLRALEASGTSVSFHWLPSHVGIAGHEETYTLAKAAHHPDTPHRLGRGGQGLPAGSHQEACRLGPPGTKGGQWAGTKASPRGRP; from the coding sequence ATGACCTCCACGACCATGGAGGTGGCGGGGCTTCACCTGATGGTGGACCTGCTGGCCGAGGACATCCTTGCACAGCTGACTGCAGTCCTGTGCGACAGCAAGGTGGCACAGCAGACAATGGCCCACCATCACCATGCAGGGCTCACAGGGAGCCTCCTGGCAACCAATTTACGGGCCCTTGAGGCATCAGGGACGTctgtctccttccactggctgccctctcacgtgGGCATAGCTGGCCACGAGGAGACGTACACGCTGGCCAAGGCAGCACACCATCCGGACACCCCCCATCGCCTAGGCCGTGGCGGCCAAGGACTTCCGGCAGGCTCGCATCAAGAAGCTTGTCGCCTCGGTCCACCAGGAACAAAGGGTGGCCAATGGGCGGGGACCAAAGCTTCACCCAGAGGCAGGCCTTAG